One Salvelinus fontinalis isolate EN_2023a chromosome 11, ASM2944872v1, whole genome shotgun sequence DNA window includes the following coding sequences:
- the LOC129865099 gene encoding AT-rich interactive domain-containing protein 2-like isoform X2, translating into MANSTGKNLLDQRRKGLAFLDELRQFHRSRGSPFKKIPVVGGKELDLNALYIRVISLGGFAKVSDKNQWSELGEDFNFPRSCSNAAFVLKQYYLRYLEKYEKVHHFGEDDDEVQPGNPKPSLPIGAIPCSYNYQQHTVSDYLRQSYGLSTEFTPPCDYNKLVLSLLSGLPNEVDFAINVCTLLSNESKHSMQLEKDPKLITLLLAHAGVFDDSLGSFSFVFGMDWKEQTSRDFMKFWKDVVEDSEVRDLIWDKTSLTQVTDNMSGDERWGVLFHPPRNLGIGDIEGQRVLQVGVILRNLSFEEANVKLLAANRTCLRFLLLCAHCHFISLRQLGLDTLGNVAAELQLDPVDFRTTHLMFHTITKCLMSRDRFLKMRAMEILGNLSKAEDNSVLICEYVDQESYREVIGLLSLPDLMLLMSSLEVLYLLAQLGEIPCSKIASVDRSIDLLVRLVSVDLHTFGPDALTAVRLMEHQAAGQSQVAEVRPQLVEQLPAPLQGAPIPARVPVQSTPPPPGIVELDGEKFTVQWLNAHFEVSGESSVSRSEMYSEYLTTCSKMGRAGILASQGFLKCLRTIFPNHTVKRLEDTKPNAQAHIHVVGVKRRAIPLPIQLYYQQQASPTPGPKHDVSVDPQASPSVPSLTANPAAPQVASTMQDGVPLPQSAQTVPRLPLHPQASPHQHPHSDQQAKSGDILKTAMVQSSIPTSGQVVQNHSPNMAQQLHHQQVMAPTGTPVTLFQQVQQGHIFTARVQGVPIAQRPPLPHTPSSSVPQALSQGPQQETAVFSAPPHYAAVSAACSSLQNFQVGGGQVFTIAGVSNAQGSRVTFQNIAPKPAPSQASGPPTSTHNQKQQSSVVIVSPNPQQNQAYAPAIHQIVLANPSTMSGGQAIQLAGQPPTPSNPPPCPPIIAPLPQGLPSPSNTQIPMQGSASVSQMLSVKRQPQQLNPQQQFHPQQQFQIQAQPLPQQQPSPQPTSTESSLIKQLLLPKRPSTPGGKLILPAPQVPPPSSTQRSPSPQVLYQVASKGQPQPQQLNVQLVPSQLQSPGGPLQTVQLISTSSPATIIQGQAPGGQVTFTVVPNTGFTTSASAAAAQISQGAAAPGLPAVQTGNTLHGPPPPFRGDKIICQKEEEAKDATGLHIHERKIEVMENSSLADGAGTKTSNGDLAGADAPGAKLLNGRKCMDSSLPPYHSGNSQGACVNGPASESCPTNGKQPSGPANPQEGHVDPKKALVNGVCDFERGDASTGAHLSKNIPNHIASKHLGNGEVGPPQKLHGAPQEPSVPQQDTAKAEQAERLANGPQATGPFPNGPMGTGPNYTLPAFRQQLFPTVTVNSQGSTGPGTLPANGLSGESRALKRPAEEDKGASGIPCKVGVRIITISDPNKAGCSATMVAVPAGADPSTVAKVAMGNATQQRNCSTIQATSSTLPPTVAQPVQAGSSSPNTPLSGPQAMVAPPEQTRKAGQNFKCLWQSCKRWFETPSRVFYHAATQHGGKELYPGQCLWEGCEPFPRQRLSFITHLQDKHCSRDALLAALKLEQEPTQTQDSNQKTSKPQPVASSTPAPRAQKAIVNHPSAALMALRRGSRNLVFRDFTDEKEGPMTKHIRLTAALTLKNIAKYSDCGRKLVKRHESHLSVLALSNMEVSTTLAKCLYELTRSLQA; encoded by the exons ATGGCAAATTCGACGGGGAAAAATTTACTAGATCAGCGAAGGAAAGGACTGGCTTTCCTGGACGAGCTGCGGCAATTTCACCGAAGCAGAGG ATCGCCGTTCAAGAAGATTCCTGTCGTGGGTGGGAAAGAGCTGGATCTTAATGCTCTCTATATCAGAGTCATTTCGTTAGGTGGATTTGCTAAG GTTTCTGACAAAAATCAGTGGTCTGAGCTGGGTGAAGATTTTAATTTCCCAAGGAGTTGTTCAAACGCAGCATTTGTTTTAAAACAGTACTACCTTCG ATATTTAGAAAAGTATGAAAAAGTCCATCACTTCGGCGAAGATGATGACGAGGTGCAGCCTGGGAACCCGAAACCATCTCTTCCAATTGGTGCAATCCCCTGCTCCTACAACTACCAGCAACACACTGTATCAG ACTATCTCCGCCAAAGCTATGGACTGTCCACGGAGTTCACGCCCCCATGCGACTATAACAAACTGGTGCTCTCTCTCCTGTCGGGCTTGCCCAATGAAGTGGACTTCGCAATCAATGTTTGCACTCTCCTCTCCAACGAGAGCAAGCATTCCATGCAGCTGGAGAAAGACCCCAAACTCATCACGCTGCTGCTGGCACATGCAGGTGTCTTCGATGACT CACTAGGCAGCTTCTCCTTTGTATTTGGGATGGACTGGAAGGAGCAAACCTCCCGGGACTTCATGAAG TTCTGGAAGGATGTGGTAGAGGATTCTGAAGTCAGGGACCTCATCTGGGACAAGACCAGCCTGACACAAG TGACAGACAATATGTCGGGGGACGAGCGCTGGGGTGTCCTCTTCCATCCTCCACGCAACCTAGGCATCGGCGACATCGAGGGTCAGCGGGTCCTGCAGGTGGGGGTCATCCTCCGCAACCTCTCCTTCGAGGAGGCCAACGTCAAACTGCTTGCTGCTAACCGCACCTGTCTGCGGTTCCTCTTACTGTGCGCCCACTGCCACTTCATCTCCCTACGGCAGCTGGGGTTGGATACACTCGGCAACGTGGCCGCAGAG CTTCAGTTAGATCCTGTTGACTTTCGAACAACCCACCTAATGTTTCACACCATCACCAAATGCTTGATGTCAAGGGACAGGTTCCTGAAGATGAGGG ccATGGAGATCCTGGGTAATCTGAGCAAGGCGGAGGACAACAGCGTGCTGATCTGTGAGTACGTGGACCAGGAGTCGTACCGGGAGGTGATCGGCCTGCTGTCGCTGCCTGACCTCATGCTCCTCATGTCCTCCCTGGAGGTCCTCTACCTGCTGGCCCAGCTGGGGGAGATCCCCTGCAGCAAGATCGCCTCCGTAGACAGGAGCATAG ATCTGCTGGTGCGGCTGGTGTCAGTGGACCTGCACACTTTTGGTCCGGATGCTCTGACGGCTGTGAGGCTGATGGAGCACCAGGCTGCTGGGCAGAGCCAGGTGGCCGAGGTGCGGCCGCAGCTTGTAGAACAGCTGCCTGCTCCGCTGCAGGGCGCACCCATCCCAG CAAGAGTCCCTGTCCAgtccactcctccccctcctggTATTGTTGAGCTAGATGGGGAGAAGTTTACAGTGCAGTG GCTGAACGCCCACTTCGAGGTGAGCGGCGAGAGTTCAGTGTCGCGCTCAGAGATGTACTCGGAGTACCTCACCACCTGCAGCAAGATGGGACGCGCTGGCATCTTGGCCTCCCAAGGCTTCCTCAAATGTCTACG GACCATCTTCCCAAACCACACAGTGAAGCGGCTGGAGGACACCAAGCCCAATGCGCAGGCACACATACATGTGGTGGGGGTCAAACGGAGGGCCATCCCACTGCCCATCCAGCTGTACTACCAGCAGCAGGCTAGCCCCACACCAGGGCCCAAACACGACGTCTCTGTCGACCCACAGGCATCCCCGTCAG TCCCCAGCCTTACTGCTAACCCGGCAGCGCCACAGGTGGCCTCCACCATGCAGGATGGTGTACCCCTCCCCCAATCGGCTCAGACTGTTCCTCGGCTCCCCCTTCACCCCCAGGCCTCACCACATCAGCACCCCCACTCAGATCAGCAGGCCAAGTCAGGGGATATCCTCAAGACGGCCATGGTCCAGAGCTCCATCCCCACCTCTGGCCAGGTGGTCCAGAACCACAGCCCCAACATGGCCCAACAGCTCCACCATCAACAGGTCATGGCGCCTACCGGGACCCCCGTCACACTGTTCCAACAGGTACAGCAGGGCCACATCTTCACGGCGCGGGTTCAGGGGGTGCCCATCGCCCAGCGGCCGCCCCTGCCGCACACTCCCTCCTCCTCAGTACCCCAGGCCCTCTCCCAGGGCCCCCAGCAGGAGACGGCTGTGTTCTCTGCCCCCCCGCACTACGCTGCTGTGTCTGCCGCCTGCTCCTCGCTGCAAAACTTCCAGGTGGGCGGGGGCCAGGTGTTCACCATCGCCGGCGTGTCCAACGCCCAGGGTTCCCGCGTCACTTTCCAGAACATCGCCCCCAAGCCTGCACCCTCGCAGGCCAGCGGACCGCCCACATCCACTCATAACCAGAAGCAGCAGTCCAGCGTGGTCATTGTCAGCCCCAACCCCCAGCAGAACCAGGCCTATGCCCCGGCTATCCATCAGATCGTTCTGGCCAACCCCTCCACCATGTCTGGTGGCCAGGCCATCCAACTGGCAGGACAGCCTCCCACTCCTTCCAACCCCCCACCCTGCCCTCCAATTATCGCTCCTCTGCCCCAGGGCTTGCCCTCTCCTTCCAACACCCAGATCCCAATGCAGGGCTCTGCTTCTGTCAGTCAGATGCTGTCGGTCAAACGGCAACCACAGCAATTGAACCCCCAGCAGCAGTTTCACCCCCAGCAGCAGTTTCAGATTCAGGCCCAGCCCCTGCCTCAGCAGCAGCCGTCCCCCCAGCCTACCTCCACAGAGTCCAGCCTGATCAAACAGTTACTGCTTCCAAAGCGGCCCTCCACGCCGGGCGGCAAACTCATCCTGCCCGCGCCCCAGGTGCCTCCCCCTAGTAGCACGCAGCGTTCCCCCAGCCCACAGGTGCTCTACCAGGTAGCCTCAAAGggccagcctcagccccagcagCTCAATGTACAGCTGGTCCCCAGCCAGCTTCAGTCCCCAGGGGGGCCTCTCCAGACGGTGCAGCTCATCTCCACCAGCAGCCCCGCCACCATCATCCAGGGTCAGGCTCCTGGTGGCCAGGTCACCTTCACTGTGGTACCCAATACAGGCTTCACCACTTCAGCCTCTGCAGCCGCCGCCCAGATCAGCCAAGGAGCCGCTGCACCAGGCCTGCCAGCGGTCCAGACAGGCAACACCCTCCACGGGCCACCGCCGCCCTTCAGGGGAGACAAGATAATCTgccagaaggaggaggaggccaAGGACGCCACGGGTCTGCACATCCACGAACGCAAGATCGAGGTGATGGAGAACTCCTCTCTAGCCGATGGGGCTGGCACCAAAACCAGCAACGGAGACCTGGCAGGAGCTGATGCTCCAGGGGCCAAGCTGCTTAATGGGAGGAAGTGCATGGACTCCAGTCTACCTCCATACCACTCAGGGAACAGCCAGGGGGCCTGCGTCAATGGACCGGCCAGCGAGAGCTGCCCCACCAACGGGAAACAGCCCTCTGGCCCGGCTAACCCACAGGAGGGACACGTCGACCCCAAAAAGGCTCTTGTCAATGGGGTCTGTGACTTTGAGAGAGGGGACGCCTCCACCGGTGCCCACTTAAGCAAAAACATTCCAAATCACATCGCTTCCAAACACTTGGGGAACGGGGAGGTGGGTCCTCCTCAGAAACTGCATGGGGCTCCCCAGGAGCCCTCTGTCCCCCAGCAGGATACTGCCAAAGCTGAGCAGGCAGAGCGCCTTGCCAATGGGCCTCAGGCAACAGGCCCCTTCCCTAACGGACCTATGGGGACGGGGCCTAACTACACTTTGCCTGCTTTCAGGCAGCAGCTGTTTCCCACTGTCACTGTAAACTCCCAGGGCTCCACGGGGCCAGGGACCCTGCCGGCCAATGGTTTGAGTGGCGAGAGCCGTGCACTCAAGAGGCCGGCAGAGGAGGACAAGGGGGCGTCTGGGATTCCCTGTAAGGTGGGAGTGAGGATCATCACCATCAGCGACCCCAACAAGGCGGGCTGCAGTGCCACCATGGTGGCCGTTCCTGCTGGAGCCGACCCAAGCACAGTAGCCAAAGTAGCAATGGGGAATGCCACGCAGCAGAGGAACTGCTCGACCATACAGGCAACCAGCTCTACG CTTCCGCCAACAGTGGCTCAGCCTGTGCAGGCTGGCAGCTCCAGCCCCAACACCCCCCTTTCTGGGCCACAAGCCATGGTGGCACCCCCAGAACAGACCAGGAAAGCGGGACAGAACTTCAAGTGTCTGTGGCAGTCCTGTAAACG GTGGTTTGAGACGCCGTCTAGGGTGTTCTACCATGCAGCCACGCAGCATGGTGGCAAGGAGCTGTACCCAGGCCAGTGCCTCTGGGAGGGATGTGAACCTTTCCCCCGACAGAGACTGTCCTTCATAACCCATTTACAG GATAAGCATTGTTCTCGAGATGCCCTATTGGCCGCACTAAAACTGGAGCAGGAACCGACACAGACGCAGGACTCCAATCAGAAAACTTCCAA GCCTCAGCCAGTGGCAAGCAGCACTCCAGCACCGCGAGCACAGAAAGCTATTGTCAATCATCCGAGCGCAGCCCTTATGGCACTACGCAGAGGCTCTCGGAACCTGGTGTTCAGGGACTTCACT GATGAAAAAGAGGGACCAATGACCAAACACATACGACTAACTGCTGCCTTAACGCTAAAGAACATCGCCAAGTATTCAGACTGCGGTCGAAA GTTGGTAAAGAGGCATGAGAGCCACCTCTCTGTGCTGGCACTCAGTAACATGGAGGTCTCCACAACGCTCGCCAAATGCCTTTATGAACTGACTCGCTCTCTCCAAGCTTGA
- the LOC129865099 gene encoding AT-rich interactive domain-containing protein 2-like isoform X1 — protein MANSTGKNLLDQRRKGLAFLDELRQFHRSRGSPFKKIPVVGGKELDLNALYIRVISLGGFAKVSDKNQWSELGEDFNFPRSCSNAAFVLKQYYLRYLEKYEKVHHFGEDDDEVQPGNPKPSLPIGAIPCSYNYQQHTVSDYLRQSYGLSTEFTPPCDYNKLVLSLLSGLPNEVDFAINVCTLLSNESKHSMQLEKDPKLITLLLAHAGVFDDSLGSFSFVFGMDWKEQTSRDFMKFWKDVVEDSEVRDLIWDKTSLTQVTDNMSGDERWGVLFHPPRNLGIGDIEGQRVLQVGVILRNLSFEEANVKLLAANRTCLRFLLLCAHCHFISLRQLGLDTLGNVAAELQLDPVDFRTTHLMFHTITKCLMSRDRFLKMRAMEILGNLSKAEDNSVLICEYVDQESYREVIGLLSLPDLMLLMSSLEVLYLLAQLGEIPCSKIASVDRSIDLLVRLVSVDLHTFGPDALTAVRLMEHQAAGQSQVAEVRPQLVEQLPAPLQGAPIPAARVPVQSTPPPPGIVELDGEKFTVQWLNAHFEVSGESSVSRSEMYSEYLTTCSKMGRAGILASQGFLKCLRTIFPNHTVKRLEDTKPNAQAHIHVVGVKRRAIPLPIQLYYQQQASPTPGPKHDVSVDPQASPSVPSLTANPAAPQVASTMQDGVPLPQSAQTVPRLPLHPQASPHQHPHSDQQAKSGDILKTAMVQSSIPTSGQVVQNHSPNMAQQLHHQQVMAPTGTPVTLFQQVQQGHIFTARVQGVPIAQRPPLPHTPSSSVPQALSQGPQQETAVFSAPPHYAAVSAACSSLQNFQVGGGQVFTIAGVSNAQGSRVTFQNIAPKPAPSQASGPPTSTHNQKQQSSVVIVSPNPQQNQAYAPAIHQIVLANPSTMSGGQAIQLAGQPPTPSNPPPCPPIIAPLPQGLPSPSNTQIPMQGSASVSQMLSVKRQPQQLNPQQQFHPQQQFQIQAQPLPQQQPSPQPTSTESSLIKQLLLPKRPSTPGGKLILPAPQVPPPSSTQRSPSPQVLYQVASKGQPQPQQLNVQLVPSQLQSPGGPLQTVQLISTSSPATIIQGQAPGGQVTFTVVPNTGFTTSASAAAAQISQGAAAPGLPAVQTGNTLHGPPPPFRGDKIICQKEEEAKDATGLHIHERKIEVMENSSLADGAGTKTSNGDLAGADAPGAKLLNGRKCMDSSLPPYHSGNSQGACVNGPASESCPTNGKQPSGPANPQEGHVDPKKALVNGVCDFERGDASTGAHLSKNIPNHIASKHLGNGEVGPPQKLHGAPQEPSVPQQDTAKAEQAERLANGPQATGPFPNGPMGTGPNYTLPAFRQQLFPTVTVNSQGSTGPGTLPANGLSGESRALKRPAEEDKGASGIPCKVGVRIITISDPNKAGCSATMVAVPAGADPSTVAKVAMGNATQQRNCSTIQATSSTLPPTVAQPVQAGSSSPNTPLSGPQAMVAPPEQTRKAGQNFKCLWQSCKRWFETPSRVFYHAATQHGGKELYPGQCLWEGCEPFPRQRLSFITHLQDKHCSRDALLAALKLEQEPTQTQDSNQKTSKPQPVASSTPAPRAQKAIVNHPSAALMALRRGSRNLVFRDFTDEKEGPMTKHIRLTAALTLKNIAKYSDCGRKLVKRHESHLSVLALSNMEVSTTLAKCLYELTRSLQA, from the exons ATGGCAAATTCGACGGGGAAAAATTTACTAGATCAGCGAAGGAAAGGACTGGCTTTCCTGGACGAGCTGCGGCAATTTCACCGAAGCAGAGG ATCGCCGTTCAAGAAGATTCCTGTCGTGGGTGGGAAAGAGCTGGATCTTAATGCTCTCTATATCAGAGTCATTTCGTTAGGTGGATTTGCTAAG GTTTCTGACAAAAATCAGTGGTCTGAGCTGGGTGAAGATTTTAATTTCCCAAGGAGTTGTTCAAACGCAGCATTTGTTTTAAAACAGTACTACCTTCG ATATTTAGAAAAGTATGAAAAAGTCCATCACTTCGGCGAAGATGATGACGAGGTGCAGCCTGGGAACCCGAAACCATCTCTTCCAATTGGTGCAATCCCCTGCTCCTACAACTACCAGCAACACACTGTATCAG ACTATCTCCGCCAAAGCTATGGACTGTCCACGGAGTTCACGCCCCCATGCGACTATAACAAACTGGTGCTCTCTCTCCTGTCGGGCTTGCCCAATGAAGTGGACTTCGCAATCAATGTTTGCACTCTCCTCTCCAACGAGAGCAAGCATTCCATGCAGCTGGAGAAAGACCCCAAACTCATCACGCTGCTGCTGGCACATGCAGGTGTCTTCGATGACT CACTAGGCAGCTTCTCCTTTGTATTTGGGATGGACTGGAAGGAGCAAACCTCCCGGGACTTCATGAAG TTCTGGAAGGATGTGGTAGAGGATTCTGAAGTCAGGGACCTCATCTGGGACAAGACCAGCCTGACACAAG TGACAGACAATATGTCGGGGGACGAGCGCTGGGGTGTCCTCTTCCATCCTCCACGCAACCTAGGCATCGGCGACATCGAGGGTCAGCGGGTCCTGCAGGTGGGGGTCATCCTCCGCAACCTCTCCTTCGAGGAGGCCAACGTCAAACTGCTTGCTGCTAACCGCACCTGTCTGCGGTTCCTCTTACTGTGCGCCCACTGCCACTTCATCTCCCTACGGCAGCTGGGGTTGGATACACTCGGCAACGTGGCCGCAGAG CTTCAGTTAGATCCTGTTGACTTTCGAACAACCCACCTAATGTTTCACACCATCACCAAATGCTTGATGTCAAGGGACAGGTTCCTGAAGATGAGGG ccATGGAGATCCTGGGTAATCTGAGCAAGGCGGAGGACAACAGCGTGCTGATCTGTGAGTACGTGGACCAGGAGTCGTACCGGGAGGTGATCGGCCTGCTGTCGCTGCCTGACCTCATGCTCCTCATGTCCTCCCTGGAGGTCCTCTACCTGCTGGCCCAGCTGGGGGAGATCCCCTGCAGCAAGATCGCCTCCGTAGACAGGAGCATAG ATCTGCTGGTGCGGCTGGTGTCAGTGGACCTGCACACTTTTGGTCCGGATGCTCTGACGGCTGTGAGGCTGATGGAGCACCAGGCTGCTGGGCAGAGCCAGGTGGCCGAGGTGCGGCCGCAGCTTGTAGAACAGCTGCCTGCTCCGCTGCAGGGCGCACCCATCCCAG CAGCAAGAGTCCCTGTCCAgtccactcctccccctcctggTATTGTTGAGCTAGATGGGGAGAAGTTTACAGTGCAGTG GCTGAACGCCCACTTCGAGGTGAGCGGCGAGAGTTCAGTGTCGCGCTCAGAGATGTACTCGGAGTACCTCACCACCTGCAGCAAGATGGGACGCGCTGGCATCTTGGCCTCCCAAGGCTTCCTCAAATGTCTACG GACCATCTTCCCAAACCACACAGTGAAGCGGCTGGAGGACACCAAGCCCAATGCGCAGGCACACATACATGTGGTGGGGGTCAAACGGAGGGCCATCCCACTGCCCATCCAGCTGTACTACCAGCAGCAGGCTAGCCCCACACCAGGGCCCAAACACGACGTCTCTGTCGACCCACAGGCATCCCCGTCAG TCCCCAGCCTTACTGCTAACCCGGCAGCGCCACAGGTGGCCTCCACCATGCAGGATGGTGTACCCCTCCCCCAATCGGCTCAGACTGTTCCTCGGCTCCCCCTTCACCCCCAGGCCTCACCACATCAGCACCCCCACTCAGATCAGCAGGCCAAGTCAGGGGATATCCTCAAGACGGCCATGGTCCAGAGCTCCATCCCCACCTCTGGCCAGGTGGTCCAGAACCACAGCCCCAACATGGCCCAACAGCTCCACCATCAACAGGTCATGGCGCCTACCGGGACCCCCGTCACACTGTTCCAACAGGTACAGCAGGGCCACATCTTCACGGCGCGGGTTCAGGGGGTGCCCATCGCCCAGCGGCCGCCCCTGCCGCACACTCCCTCCTCCTCAGTACCCCAGGCCCTCTCCCAGGGCCCCCAGCAGGAGACGGCTGTGTTCTCTGCCCCCCCGCACTACGCTGCTGTGTCTGCCGCCTGCTCCTCGCTGCAAAACTTCCAGGTGGGCGGGGGCCAGGTGTTCACCATCGCCGGCGTGTCCAACGCCCAGGGTTCCCGCGTCACTTTCCAGAACATCGCCCCCAAGCCTGCACCCTCGCAGGCCAGCGGACCGCCCACATCCACTCATAACCAGAAGCAGCAGTCCAGCGTGGTCATTGTCAGCCCCAACCCCCAGCAGAACCAGGCCTATGCCCCGGCTATCCATCAGATCGTTCTGGCCAACCCCTCCACCATGTCTGGTGGCCAGGCCATCCAACTGGCAGGACAGCCTCCCACTCCTTCCAACCCCCCACCCTGCCCTCCAATTATCGCTCCTCTGCCCCAGGGCTTGCCCTCTCCTTCCAACACCCAGATCCCAATGCAGGGCTCTGCTTCTGTCAGTCAGATGCTGTCGGTCAAACGGCAACCACAGCAATTGAACCCCCAGCAGCAGTTTCACCCCCAGCAGCAGTTTCAGATTCAGGCCCAGCCCCTGCCTCAGCAGCAGCCGTCCCCCCAGCCTACCTCCACAGAGTCCAGCCTGATCAAACAGTTACTGCTTCCAAAGCGGCCCTCCACGCCGGGCGGCAAACTCATCCTGCCCGCGCCCCAGGTGCCTCCCCCTAGTAGCACGCAGCGTTCCCCCAGCCCACAGGTGCTCTACCAGGTAGCCTCAAAGggccagcctcagccccagcagCTCAATGTACAGCTGGTCCCCAGCCAGCTTCAGTCCCCAGGGGGGCCTCTCCAGACGGTGCAGCTCATCTCCACCAGCAGCCCCGCCACCATCATCCAGGGTCAGGCTCCTGGTGGCCAGGTCACCTTCACTGTGGTACCCAATACAGGCTTCACCACTTCAGCCTCTGCAGCCGCCGCCCAGATCAGCCAAGGAGCCGCTGCACCAGGCCTGCCAGCGGTCCAGACAGGCAACACCCTCCACGGGCCACCGCCGCCCTTCAGGGGAGACAAGATAATCTgccagaaggaggaggaggccaAGGACGCCACGGGTCTGCACATCCACGAACGCAAGATCGAGGTGATGGAGAACTCCTCTCTAGCCGATGGGGCTGGCACCAAAACCAGCAACGGAGACCTGGCAGGAGCTGATGCTCCAGGGGCCAAGCTGCTTAATGGGAGGAAGTGCATGGACTCCAGTCTACCTCCATACCACTCAGGGAACAGCCAGGGGGCCTGCGTCAATGGACCGGCCAGCGAGAGCTGCCCCACCAACGGGAAACAGCCCTCTGGCCCGGCTAACCCACAGGAGGGACACGTCGACCCCAAAAAGGCTCTTGTCAATGGGGTCTGTGACTTTGAGAGAGGGGACGCCTCCACCGGTGCCCACTTAAGCAAAAACATTCCAAATCACATCGCTTCCAAACACTTGGGGAACGGGGAGGTGGGTCCTCCTCAGAAACTGCATGGGGCTCCCCAGGAGCCCTCTGTCCCCCAGCAGGATACTGCCAAAGCTGAGCAGGCAGAGCGCCTTGCCAATGGGCCTCAGGCAACAGGCCCCTTCCCTAACGGACCTATGGGGACGGGGCCTAACTACACTTTGCCTGCTTTCAGGCAGCAGCTGTTTCCCACTGTCACTGTAAACTCCCAGGGCTCCACGGGGCCAGGGACCCTGCCGGCCAATGGTTTGAGTGGCGAGAGCCGTGCACTCAAGAGGCCGGCAGAGGAGGACAAGGGGGCGTCTGGGATTCCCTGTAAGGTGGGAGTGAGGATCATCACCATCAGCGACCCCAACAAGGCGGGCTGCAGTGCCACCATGGTGGCCGTTCCTGCTGGAGCCGACCCAAGCACAGTAGCCAAAGTAGCAATGGGGAATGCCACGCAGCAGAGGAACTGCTCGACCATACAGGCAACCAGCTCTACG CTTCCGCCAACAGTGGCTCAGCCTGTGCAGGCTGGCAGCTCCAGCCCCAACACCCCCCTTTCTGGGCCACAAGCCATGGTGGCACCCCCAGAACAGACCAGGAAAGCGGGACAGAACTTCAAGTGTCTGTGGCAGTCCTGTAAACG GTGGTTTGAGACGCCGTCTAGGGTGTTCTACCATGCAGCCACGCAGCATGGTGGCAAGGAGCTGTACCCAGGCCAGTGCCTCTGGGAGGGATGTGAACCTTTCCCCCGACAGAGACTGTCCTTCATAACCCATTTACAG GATAAGCATTGTTCTCGAGATGCCCTATTGGCCGCACTAAAACTGGAGCAGGAACCGACACAGACGCAGGACTCCAATCAGAAAACTTCCAA GCCTCAGCCAGTGGCAAGCAGCACTCCAGCACCGCGAGCACAGAAAGCTATTGTCAATCATCCGAGCGCAGCCCTTATGGCACTACGCAGAGGCTCTCGGAACCTGGTGTTCAGGGACTTCACT GATGAAAAAGAGGGACCAATGACCAAACACATACGACTAACTGCTGCCTTAACGCTAAAGAACATCGCCAAGTATTCAGACTGCGGTCGAAA GTTGGTAAAGAGGCATGAGAGCCACCTCTCTGTGCTGGCACTCAGTAACATGGAGGTCTCCACAACGCTCGCCAAATGCCTTTATGAACTGACTCGCTCTCTCCAAGCTTGA